One Pseudomonas syringae CC1557 genomic window, CCCGCGAATCATTCCCCTCGAAAGAGTGGTTTTTCCGGCACCCAGATCGCCGTCGAGAAAGATGACGCCCTTGCCTTCGGTGACCTCGGCGAGGCGCGCACCAAAATGCATCATTGCCTCTTCACCCACCACATGCAGCGTTAATTCAGACACGGTTGCAGCTCCTCCAATAACTGACGAATGGCGGGAATAATATCGCTGGCAGCCAGCCCGCGACCGGCTTCACCGACATATTGACCGGCACTGGCGTGCAGCCACACAGCCAGACAGGCCGCGTCGAAGGGCTTCAGGTGTTGCGCCATCAGCGCGCCGATCAGGCCGGCAAGCACGTCACCCAGCCCGGCGGTGGCCATCGCAGGATGACCACGATCACATAACGCCAGTTGCCCGTGCGCATCGGCGATCAGGCTGCCGGAGCCCTTGAGGACACAAACGGTATTGAATTTGCGGGCCAGTGCCCGCGCAGCAGCGAGGCGATCAGCCTGAATCTCTTTGATGCCGACGCCCAGCAAGCGCGCCGCCTCACCCGGATGCGGGGTGATGACGCTGTTTACGGGCAGGCTCACCTGCCCGGCCGACAGCATGTTCAGCGCATCGGCGTCCCAGACTTGCGGCCGATCAGCGTTGGCGGCGGCGGACAGCAGGCTGCGTCCCCAGCTGGCCTGACCCAGACCGGGACCGACCACCAGCACGCTGGCGGGCTCGATCAGCGCCATCAACTGATTTGCCGAACTGATCGCCGCACTCATTATTTCCGGCATGCGCGTCAAGGCGGCCGGAACATGTTCGGCGCGGGTCGCCAAAGTGAGCATGCCGGCACCACTGCGCAACGCGCTTTCGGCGCTGAGCAACGCAGCACCACCGAAACCGTGATCACCACCGATGACCAGCACGCGCCCGTACATGCCTTTGTGCGCAGTTCGCGGACGTGGCGGCAGCACCGGCAGATTGAAAGTGTCCAGGCGTTTCGCGCTTGGGTGACTCTGTGCAACCAACGCTGGATCGGCCTGTAGATCATCAAAAACCAGTTCGCCAACCAAATCAGCCGCCTCGCCGGTCAGCAGCCCCGTTTTCAGACCGATGAAGGTCACCGTCAGATCGGCACGCACCGCAACGCCGAGGGACTGCCCGGTGTCCGCGCTCAAGCCTGACGGGATGTCCACGGCGGCGACTGGCAGACCGCTGGCATTGATCGCCTCGATGGCCGAACGATAAGGCTCGCGCACTTCGCCGTTAAGCCCGGTGCCGAGCAAGGCATCCAGCACCACGCCCTTCAGTGGCTGCCCGGCCCAGGCCTGAACAGTCACGTCCGAAGCCATGGCATGCGCTGATGCCGCATCACCCGTCAGCGCGTCCGGCGCGCCGACCGCCAGC contains:
- a CDS encoding bifunctional ADP-dependent NAD(P)H-hydrate dehydratase/NAD(P)H-hydrate epimerase, translating into MFDTKPHLPDALYSAAQVRDLDARLIAAGTPGLELMQRAAHATWRALRRRWPEANELTVLTGRGNNAGDGYLVAALAHKAGWQVSVLAVGAPDALTGDAASAHAMASDVTVQAWAGQPLKGVVLDALLGTGLNGEVREPYRSAIEAINASGLPVAAVDIPSGLSADTGQSLGVAVRADLTVTFIGLKTGLLTGEAADLVGELVFDDLQADPALVAQSHPSAKRLDTFNLPVLPPRPRTAHKGMYGRVLVIGGDHGFGGAALLSAESALRSGAGMLTLATRAEHVPAALTRMPEIMSAAISSANQLMALIEPASVLVVGPGLGQASWGRSLLSAAANADRPQVWDADALNMLSAGQVSLPVNSVITPHPGEAARLLGVGIKEIQADRLAAARALARKFNTVCVLKGSGSLIADAHGQLALCDRGHPAMATAGLGDVLAGLIGALMAQHLKPFDAACLAVWLHASAGQYVGEAGRGLAASDIIPAIRQLLEELQPCLN